From a region of the Corallococcus coralloides DSM 2259 genome:
- a CDS encoding chlorinating enzyme, with amino-acid sequence MSTEPDTLLTPEELTRFKRDGVIGPFKLYEPEVAREMLHTIRMRNADRTNMLHKNDVNYDRHFDIPELSQHIGHPGIVRRVRGILGMNLLGWRTEFFPKFPGAAGTEWHQVANYRYATGVPMLERLEGRADDHLDITVWTVFTEATRENGCMKFLPGSHNKVYYDESKAVTQGRADAYRSIEAKSDFFGYDFQEFKVDPKWMPDESQALAMEMQAGECVIFTARCVHASYPNSTQRKTRFAITSRYTSTDVRVYPYERKFRAHGGDFDLDAANYGCVLVSGEDRYGHNRIRRENNLGQAFPHMA; translated from the coding sequence ATGAGCACCGAGCCTGACACGCTGTTGACCCCAGAGGAACTCACCCGCTTCAAGCGGGATGGGGTGATCGGTCCCTTCAAACTCTACGAGCCCGAGGTGGCTCGCGAGATGCTGCACACCATCCGGATGCGCAACGCGGACCGGACGAACATGCTGCACAAGAACGACGTCAACTACGACCGGCACTTCGACATCCCCGAACTGTCGCAGCATATCGGGCACCCGGGCATCGTTCGTCGCGTCCGCGGCATCCTGGGCATGAACCTCCTGGGCTGGCGCACCGAGTTCTTCCCGAAGTTTCCCGGTGCCGCGGGGACCGAGTGGCATCAGGTGGCAAACTACCGCTACGCGACTGGCGTGCCGATGCTCGAGCGCCTGGAGGGACGGGCCGACGACCATCTGGACATCACCGTCTGGACAGTGTTCACAGAGGCCACACGCGAGAACGGGTGCATGAAGTTCCTGCCCGGCAGTCACAACAAGGTCTATTACGACGAGTCCAAGGCCGTGACCCAGGGGCGCGCCGACGCGTACCGTTCGATCGAGGCGAAGAGCGATTTCTTCGGCTATGACTTCCAGGAGTTCAAGGTCGACCCCAAGTGGATGCCCGATGAGAGCCAAGCGCTTGCCATGGAAATGCAGGCGGGCGAGTGTGTCATCTTCACGGCCAGGTGCGTGCATGCGTCGTATCCCAACTCGACCCAGCGCAAGACCCGCTTCGCCATCACCAGCCGCTACACATCCACGGACGTGCGCGTCTATCCGTACGAGCGCAAGTTCCGCGCGCACGGTGGGGATTTCGATCTGGACGCGGCGAACTATGGCTGTGTGCTGGTGAGTGGCGAGGACCGCTACGGGCACAACCGCATCAGGCGCGAGAACAACCTGGGACAAGCCTTCCCCCACATGGCGTGA